In one window of Hymenobacter nivis DNA:
- a CDS encoding O-antigen ligase family protein, with protein sequence MISPRFRSLLLWLFYVALASLPLSINWFSPWGHFGLLVAVEPLMVLTVGLVGLGVLAGWVARPGPSSLLDKLVGLHLGALLLATAFSSDAQVSAKYVTTVLVFVGFGYGVPRVLRLGRTEWGRAVVALGAGTGALALYVLARHVLLGISYPLSYAIAQPFLPHGHTNLTVLLEPLVLGLNLVLLFHPRAQGPRGRLLATGALTAVLMAVAFSYSRASYISLLVQAVLLLVLLGRPAVARLWGPWAVAGALVFGSWQGITWRLAPPEAVVTAPSGERPTLLHELGSVSDFTATNESNAERLNRWKYGLVLYRRTPLVGIGPGTFPDRYLDFARSMPAHDRYYTTFRRMNVHNLYLGWLIEAGALGLLTGLLVLGYAVLGQLRRIVHGERSALAVGLALYFVFFLLHSFVQDFWQEPRVIVVFWLALALQRYYAQAARAPAESPLLA encoded by the coding sequence ATGATTTCTCCACGTTTTCGCTCGCTGCTGTTGTGGCTGTTTTACGTCGCCTTGGCTAGTCTGCCGCTGTCCATCAACTGGTTTTCGCCCTGGGGCCACTTCGGGCTGCTGGTGGCCGTCGAGCCCCTGATGGTGCTGACCGTGGGCCTGGTGGGCCTGGGCGTGCTGGCCGGGTGGGTGGCCCGGCCCGGGCCCAGTTCCTTGCTCGACAAGCTGGTGGGGCTGCACTTAGGGGCCCTGCTGCTGGCCACGGCTTTTTCCAGCGATGCGCAGGTATCGGCCAAGTACGTGACCACGGTGCTGGTCTTCGTGGGCTTTGGCTACGGCGTGCCGCGGGTGCTGCGCCTGGGGCGCACCGAGTGGGGGCGGGCGGTGGTGGCGCTGGGCGCGGGCACTGGCGCGCTGGCGCTGTACGTACTGGCGCGCCACGTGCTGCTGGGCATCTCGTACCCGCTCTCGTACGCCATTGCGCAGCCATTTTTGCCGCACGGCCACACTAACCTGACGGTGCTGCTGGAGCCCTTGGTGCTGGGCCTGAACCTGGTGCTGCTATTCCACCCCCGGGCCCAGGGCCCCCGCGGCCGCCTGCTGGCCACGGGGGCGCTCACCGCCGTACTGATGGCGGTGGCGTTTTCCTACTCGCGGGCTTCCTACATCTCGCTGCTGGTGCAGGCGGTGCTGCTGCTGGTGCTGCTAGGCCGCCCGGCCGTGGCCCGGCTGTGGGGGCCCTGGGCGGTGGCCGGGGCCCTGGTGTTCGGTAGCTGGCAGGGCATTACGTGGCGGCTGGCCCCACCGGAGGCCGTGGTTACCGCCCCCTCGGGCGAGCGCCCCACCCTGCTGCACGAACTGGGGTCGGTGAGCGATTTCACGGCCACCAACGAGTCGAACGCCGAGCGCCTCAACCGCTGGAAGTACGGCCTGGTCCTGTACCGGCGCACGCCGCTGGTGGGCATCGGGCCCGGTACTTTTCCCGACCGCTACCTCGATTTCGCGCGCAGCATGCCCGCGCACGACCGGTACTACACCACCTTTCGGCGCATGAACGTGCACAACCTCTACCTCGGCTGGCTGATCGAGGCGGGGGCCCTGGGGCTGCTGACCGGCCTATTGGTGCTGGGCTACGCGGTGCTGGGCCAGCTACGCCGCATAGTGCACGGCGAGCGGTCGGCGCTGGCCGTTGGCCTGGCCTTGTACTTTGTTTTCTTTCTGTTGCATTCCTTTGTCCAGGATTTCTGGCAGGAGCCGCGAGTAATCGTGGTGTTCTGGCTGGCCCTGGCACTGCAACGCTACTACGCCCAAGCCGCCCGGGCCCCCGCCGAGAGCCCGCTGCTGGCGTAA